The following DNA comes from Osmerus eperlanus chromosome 5, fOsmEpe2.1, whole genome shotgun sequence.
ctctgatggaggtggggagttgattccaccactggggggccagacaggagaagagcttgtgttgggaccgggcggtcttgagcggtgggaccaccaggcggttgtctgaagaagaccgtaggtgacgggtgggggtgtaaggctgcaggagagacttgatgtagacgggtgcagtcccgttcactgctcggaaggtcagtaccagggtcttgaatctgatacgggccatgataggtagccagtggagagagatgaggagcggggtaacatgggagcgtctgggtagattgtagaccaggcgggccgctgcgttctgaatcctctgaagagggcgggttgcacatgctgggagaccagcgagcagcgagttgcaatagtccaacttggagaggacaagtgcttggactagcagctgggtggagtgctcagacaggtatctcctgatcttccggatgttgtagagggtgaatctacacgaccgggagactgcagcaatgtgggccgtgagggagagctcgtcgtccatggtaaccccaaggttcctggcagaggatgaaggggtcaccgtcgcagatcccagggtgattgagagatcgtgggagatggagggtttagccgggatgatgagaagttctgttttggcgaggttcagctggaggtggtgctcggtcatccaggcggagatgtctgtgaggcaggcctcaatcctagctgagatccccggatcggtcggggggaacgacaggtacagctgcgtgtcgtcagcgtagcagtggtaggagaagccatgggaggtgatgattggtccaagtgaggtggtgtacagagagaagaggaggggtccaaggacggagccctgtgggacaccagtggagagctggcgagggcctgacagtttgcctccccaggagacctggtaggatcttcccgacaggtaggatgagatccactggagtgcagtgccagtgatgcccatctcagaaagtctggagagcaggatctggtggttaaccgtatcaaacgctgcagaaaggtccagcagaatgatgacggatgacctcgaagccgctctggaagactggagggcagtggtgactgaaaggagggcagtctctgtggagtggccagtcttgaagcccgattggttggggtcaagcaggttgttctgagagagaaagtttgacagttggttagataagCCTTGCTACAACTCACTGGTGCTCTCCCTGTACCGTTGTTGGATCGCAGGCAGCTTGATGAAGCAGGTGCAGGTAAAGTTTTTACTGTAGCTTCCCCCCGATATATGGTCCAGTCTTGAAcagatgtttttctttttatttgTAATCCTTCTTTCTTAGTACATAAACATCCATAAACACCGTAAAAACTTGTGCCTCATCGGACAGTGCTAAAAACAATAACCCTTTACCGTTACATTCTAACAGTTTTTGAAACATTCCATATATATACACGTCTATGATCTTGCGCGAGCAAGGAACTCAGTTAAACAATAACTGTTTCTCAAACCAAATCAAAGAACAATACGGGGCAAAATCAACcaataacaaaaacaaacacaatgacAACTGTAGAACCTTTACAGAGGTTGGGTCAGTTACAACAAGTGTTTGGAGCTTAGACCCCATGGGAAATAAATTATCAAAGGGCGTCTGCCCCGCATCCGAAGAGAAATCCTCCACGGAGTCCAcactggtggtggtggcggtaGCCGACGACCCAGGGAGCCGAACAGGTGTTGTGCCGAAATCTCACTCCCTGACAGAATTccactcccctacgcgtgaacGTGCGCACTGCCTACTACAACATAATTCACATATTACCTCATTCCGAAGATAGAACAGTGTAGCACAACATCAACAGCGTTTCTCAAGTGCAGCTCAACATCACATCATTTTGGTGAAACAATCATTCAGATTTACATGTAGCACaacatacaaatatatatttcaatgaAACTTGAATAAAATATCCTACTGACAGTTTTCTCAAAGCCTAAGATGAGGGAACCAAGGTTGAACAGTTTACTCGTAACAATCGCCTCAGTTCGCAAATCTATACATAGCAATAGCCTACGCTAGGAAGGCAGTGCGCTGTTCACACATATGAGGGTGGAATTCTGGCAGGGAGTGAGATTTCGGCACAACACCGGAACGAAGTCAACGGGCGGCGACagggagggtcgcgcactttggtagcatggacaaactaaacAGGGAGAAACacgtatttaaaggcacggtaTCATTATGATAGGCTGGCAGGCGGGGAAAGTTCTGTCACCGCTAATTGCTAGAAGAGAATGGCTAATTGATTGCCTACTGAAACCCATATGACAGCCTGACATgagaagagggaaagaagagagcGTTCATAGCGGAGAGGGTGAATAGTGGAACATATCGTGTGACCCCGAGTGCAGGgttcggtcttgcctgactgaacttgcgctaaTTTTCATAATTGTTTTTTAATTTTCTGTATGCAGAATTGACATTAGAAATGCGAAAATGATTTCCTATGTATTTTCATGCATTGATGCAGCTGATTTTACTTGCTTTCCATGCGTCTGTTATAACGGTCCCTAGCATGCCTCATCTGATGTGGAGATGATGATCCTCGGTAACAAATGTGACATGACTGAAAGGAGACAGGTGTCTaaagatagaggagagaaggtgaaTCTGACTGCATTACTAATGAGCTTTTATTTGATTGTGTAATGCACTATCATCTGTATATCTCAGTATAATATCCCTGATTTGTTTATTTGGTGTCCCCAGGTAGCAATTGATTTTGGAGTAAAATTCTTGGAAACGAGTGCTAAGTCAAGTTTAAATGTTAAAGAGGTAAGGAGTATAAAATGTTATAATAATAGGTAGGCATACACAGTAGCCTACCTAAGTTGTAATTTAGAGCTATGCACTGAACTGTGAGCATGTTGACAATTGACTGCTGTTTTTCCCCTCAGGCTTTTTATACCCTAGGCAGAGACATCATGCATAACCTCAACACTAAAATAGTAAGTTATGGACATAATAAAAGTTAGCTTCAGTATACAGTGACAAATatactctctacctctctctatatgtatacatacacacacacatactgtatatactatCAATACAATATTTCACAACAAAGTTTATTATGGAGCATATAACTCTTCCATTTCATGTTATTTTCCTTGTGTCAAACATACTTCCCCTCCTTTTTTTGTCAGACGGACAGCAATCCACCGGGAGGTAGTGGTCCTGTCAAAATCACAGAGAAGAAGTCAAAGAGAATCAAATTCTTCAAATGTACGCTGCTCTAGAGGTGCCTGTCAGTCTTAAAAGCAGCTGTGCTTAGTGTAATTGAGAAGTCCTAATGGTAGAGGCTCAGAGATCTAGCGGTGGTCTCCCAGATCGTGATCGTCGTGATCCCATCATAAGTCCCAAACTGCAGAGGAGTTCAAGCTGCTCACACCGTAATGACCTTCACATAGACTCAACTACCAACCCATGGAAGGCTATGATTTGTGTTAACATTGACTGGTATCATTACTGTCTCTGTGCTTGCAAAATTATCTCTGTGCTCTTGTACAGTTTTCAACTCAAAAGGTCCTCATACTTATTTGTTTTTGCATAACTTGGTATTTGACTCAGAGGCGGAGGTTTCATTATACATGTCCCACATGTAAACGACAAATCTGTCCTCCGCACTTTTTATTAAGGAAATTACGTTTAATGGCTGCATCCAAAAAACTGTCCCACGGACATTTGGAAACAAACCTATGCCCCTGGTTTGACTTAAATCAGGCTATATTCAGTACTACAGTAGCTATCAGGGTTGTGCACCCATAATAATGTGCATGTGAATGTATATTCAAGTGTTCTAACAAAGTGGTATGCAGGACTCACGCATTTGCTGTGAGACTCatgcatttcaaccagttcacacactctcacgcaacaccttggaTATCTCAcgcagagatatatatataattaatggacgaggcaaAGGCATACGGAGCTAAGTTTTCTGCTGAGTTGATAgctgtctcgagttatacagagttaaatgccacctaccaaccccctcccccggtCTCCCATATTTTAGTACCCAAACGTTGACAGTTTacataacattttacatttatttatttgatccaaagcgacttccaagagagagctttacaaaaagtgcataggtcaatgctcataaacaacgagatagccccaaaaacattgcgggtagccaaaacatgaagcatacattgtgaaaagcaaataagtgccaatggaaagaaccagaagagcatgtagtcaaACAAATTACATTTAAACCACATGAACCCCGAAAGTGCTAGTGtagctggaggaaagcaagcaacaataatataattcacagcgagcaCAAGTAGttcaatcagttacaactaaccaacaagttacAACTTGCTTACAACTATCTCATGCCAAACCTTTGAAAAAACTTGAGTGCCCTGGGTATGTTTCCATGAAGAGCGATGTAGCTacacagttacatttacatttatgcatttagcagacgcttttatccaaagcgacttccaagagagagctttacaaaagagcataggtcactgatcataacaacgagatagccccaaacattgcgagcagccaaaacatgaaacatacatggtggaaaaccaaataagtgccaaagggaagaaccataagagcatgcagttaaacaagttacaattgaacaacatgaaactccccacaagagtgcaagagtgtacctgtagaaaaaacaatcaacagtaaaatatttcacagcgagtacaagaatttgaaaccattaacaactaaccaacaagagaaacaagtctctcaatacgagtcattgtgatcctggaggaaattaacatcaggtccagttaCAGCTCCTATAGCGAAATGTCAGTTTTTGGGGGACACCATCCTAATCGTTAGAAGTGGCTAATCCATTGTCATACTGTGTTACAGTCACAATTGCACATCTACTTTAAGTTGTGCATACTTGGAGGTCACTAGGTCAAGTTTACAGTCGGTGCGTTAGTTTTAGGCTCTATTTAATGATCTGCAGTGATCTCAAACCCCTTTTCAACCAACAAAGAATGGGTACTGTTCCTGTTATAGcacaacattttgaaacatctgGGGCATTTCGACCAATAATAAATAGGTTCGGAAAAAATAAATAGGTTATTTTTTCCCATCTGGAACCCAAAAATTGCAGGTTTTTAATAGTGCAAACAATGGTTATGGAGATGAATCCAGTTCTGTGATTGGAGCGGAGCCCCATAGGGGTTTACACCTATTGGTTTACTCCTCTACGTACTCGTAGCCAAACACTGAAAGACAAAATGTATCCACCGCCAGGTGCCCCCTATATAAGAGGGCGTCAGCCCGCCGTTCATTCTCCCAAAACTAACTTATGTATTCAGCCTGGTTGAACAAAGGTGAGCTGGGAAGGTTCTTTGCTCTATAACCATTGTTCTATGTCGTGGAGCTCCGCCCCATAGGggctctgctcctattggtttaggTGGAGCGAGCGAGGCCAGATATACACCCAGCGAGTCCTGGTCAAAGAACACAGAAACTCAACAGTATCTCCAACAGGCACGTTTCGTATTACTATGCCAAGGTTGGTACCTGTATAGAGACAGCATCACACACAACCCAACCCCAGATTCATCCCCAACGGTTCAAGGGGAGGAGTTCAGTAGGCATACTGTCCGTATGCAAATTCGGAAGGCACGCATCCCCCAATAAACAACAAGACAAGAACTCAGAGATGGTAAAAACTGCACCCTGACCTGAGTGGATCACACTGGCCGCAAAGTGCCACGATGCGCCGCGAACCGCCACTATTGGCTAAGAATGGCGCGAGGCTGTTTACACTAGACACGCATTTCTCCGCCCCGGTCACCAAAGCTCTCTATTTagcagtcgatctacgttcctaccctcacctatggtcacgaaccgtgggtagtgaccgaaagaacgagatctcAAATACAAGCggacgaaatgagttttctccgcagggtgtccgggctctcccttagagatagggtgagaagcttggtcatccgggaggggctcagagtagaaccgctgctcctccgcgtcgagaggggccagttgaggttgctcgggcatctgataaggatgcctcctggacgcctccctggtgaggtcttTGTAAAATAAGTGCTATGGGTCATacacagacatcccaacctgcagagactcatttccgggaggtggcttctccccccaccccctgggaCGCAAtccgcacgcatgatgtaccccctcaaccagcacgtacacgtacccccccccccgggacgcaatcaggacgcgcgatatgcacctgtTTCGACCATAAATGACCGTTGCACAGTTTCGCGCTCGCTCTAAATACTAAATCCCCGAATTCCGGTATattgtatagcatttgcgggcgtccggGAGCCGCTAtcgaaatgcgggagactcccggaacttccgggagacttgggatgtctgcatacaactccatgtaggcctaggctacttcGATGATTAACTTTGTGTTGTCAATCTTCACAAATTTCTTTGTTGGTTTGTGATGTAGCCTATGGGTTTCAGTGTCTCCTCTGCTTGAGTGTATGCCAGCTCGTCTATCTCGCTCTTAAACACACTGTTTAGAAACAACTGACTAATAAGTTGGCTTGACAGTCAACGCAATCATCAATCTgggttttttattttaaaatttTTACATTTTGAGAATTGATCGAATATAGTTTTTGGCCGTTTGGTTggccatttgataacatgggcgcgatcgtttcggcagctggtcgaatttttccGCGAGCCGCTTGCAAATCTGGCTGTAACCAGTGCTGGTTCCTGAGCAGGTGTTAGTGGTAGGaggcaggggcggttttagctaATTGGAGGCCCTGGGCAAAGAACAATTTTGAGGCCCCCCCATAAACAGCACCCCCCCAGAATAAGCACTTTCTGTTTGTAAATCTTACAGCTTAGATAccgatctaactagacaacattcccaatcaaggtgaacactcaaatcatctaaactatagaccatagcattacacatatcaaaacagaacgaacacaacaatagaactccaaacaacgGTAATTttactaagctaatgcccttaccTTAGTAGcgtttcagcttgccgcagggcattctgggtaccaagagtaatgcacattgtgtaacacacttcggttgtggatagtatgtccagaaataaagccaagtcgctcatttagtggcagaatccattgttatgtatACAAAATATTACTATATATACTTAacacaagttatgaaaagagaccgcgtccaTTTTTTATTGTcgacacaatcaaatacaattatatctaaaacaaaCTCACAAAGCGCTCGGTTACaataccaaagttgaattagtaatgttgttagcgatgctagcgttattttgctagctagcctataacatttcactgggtcttgcagctgtttgattaactgaaattattatgaaatactTTAGCAAGTtattgtatttccaagccctgtaactgagacgacacagtaaataattcccctttcaagtaataagcccccgttcaagtgttgagcattaaattagctgcatggtctgtagagatcttgagacggtgacgaagccacttttttgttctaaaaccggactataaACCGCTtcaaaatataagccgcacaagaaaactgtaaaatcggagtacaagccgcggcttattttccgtaaaatacggtagttgGTGTTGAAGTGGCTGTTTGTCTGCTGCTGCTAGCAATAGCTAAACTTGGCCCAGCAGCACTTGAAATATTATCAGAAATGTCTTCATCTTCCACGGACGCATTCTTTGATTGGAAAAACTGCGTTAGCTTAGGTAATTTCTCCCTTAACTTCTCCCTTTTCTTATTTCTTTTTTCACTGCCACTTTGAAATCGTTTAAAGGTGAcaagacatgctgtttttggatgcttttatataggccttagtggtactgtatcagaagtctctttcccgaaattcagccttggtgcagaattacagccactactagcagtcccacaaggagctttcctcagaacgcgctgtattagtgtctgtagctttaaatgctaatgaggagcggaggggcggcctcatgcgctaatgtttacaatggatgtatcgcaatggctgtagccccgttgctgtaagatgcctcgaatttgaccattctcatctgataaccctggtttgcagaggtacacactcagtcatttcaatgaggggaaaggcggatatcgcgcgcgccataacaccaacagcagaacggttatccaaataacaaagaagtgtacaacactcacgttacagcatgtattcacacacatacttgatgctatctacctttccattagcgacagtaactcagctgttagctgcagagctaatgttacagccacattctaagggtagcaagctaggtaaccatatacagtaaagctacaaaattatatagcgttagttaacttacttgtccgaggttagtagctggacgaaggagagttagtactgatccagaatttaatttcagcaaggccagttttgtattagctcaagttgaggaaacagtcgtggctgaagtgtttggcgcagacatacaaaacaaatgcgcctacaacagaagttgtgtaggtgcatttccagagaaaataaaattaagacacggGGTCTTCAGAgtctcggatgaaggaactgtaaaaagatttttgttttcctttgtacatccaaactgagcaaatgtaatgcttcgttcatttgcaagccatgatgtctctcgaggataaaaacacttgcacggtcgtagctcagtttcttatgggcgggccagattctctgggctggccatgcagagagaggggaggtaaccttcctccttgtgacgtcacaaggaggaggttttcaaacagagcaattgagcacacccagggcttggtttacacctatcgaaaattgtagccactgggggaccaaaggcaggctaggggaactctaTTAATATATTAATCTATTTTAATGTTAaaaaacctcctaaagtgaagttttcatgtcatgtcacctttaatgtTTCTGCGATcatacacactccaccacacGACAAATTCTCCTGACAGAAACGTCATGACCTGAATCATATGTTCCATGATGAATTTAAGATAAAATTTAGCTATAAAGAATAGAATTAAAGAATTGTGTTTTCATGCTTAATTTGAATTGTCATTCGTTTGCAATGACAAgtgatttattttaattattaaaaaaataaattgtaaATACGACGAGGCCCCCCTGGTGGCCAAGGCCCTGGGCAACTGCCCGACTTGCCCAATGGAACGCACCGCCCCTGCTGGGAGGGACCAGCACTGGACGCAGAGCAGGAGGTtgggaccagcactggatgcagggcaggaggttgggaccagcactggatgcagagcaggagggtgggaccagcactggatgcagagcaggtgAAAGAGCAAGGAGGTAGAAGGCAGCAGCAAGCAGTCACCAGGTGGGATCTGATTCTCAAGCCATCCCTTGCAACAGCAGGAAGCACACTCAGGGTACCAGGGCTTGTGGACCTGAAAGGCAGGCTAAGAAATAGCTGTTCTGCTTTGAGATTTGTGGATGGTATAGTCATAATAAACACTGATAAACATTGGATATGTCCAAGCATGTATTACAAATGTTTACAgatgtttacatttattcatttagcagacacttttatccaaagagagagctttacaaaaagtgcataggtcaatgatcttaaacaacgagatagccacaaaaaaacattgcgggaaggcaaaacatgagcatacacTGTGATAAGCAACCAAGTGCCAGTTGGAAAAAACATAAGAgcaagtagttaaacaagttacaaattaaacaacatgaacctcaaaagtgcaagagtgtacctgtaggaaagcaaccaactataatataatctacagcgagtacaagtagttaactcagttacaactaaccaacaagtgcaacaagtccctcagtaaGTGTCATTgattcctggaggaaataaactaacttGGGATTACGCTCTCAACAAAGGCAgtcgcattttctttccctctcctccccctgaccttccctgcttgcttccctgcttggcttctatcgtattgtctagttattcacggagaaatgctctgaagtttcaatcatttggatagtttttgaagatattactcaaaatcaaatactacaaaaaggaacaacctaagaggactgaagcccaaggagaacagaagtattttgggctgccctccaagactgaccacaggcaagcaaacttaagcttgttccctgtagaactatggcttgtaatgactgcaaacaacttactcagaggatagtcgaactggagctaagagtcagaaccctcttagatatcagagagaccgaagactttatagattccatgctacctagcccggaggctaagctacctgccaatgagccacccttggaatcagctttctctccaccggccgttggaccggatgagtcatggcctgctctcggcgctaaaccaaagaggcctagcgccgcttctaccttcatcagagatgggactgtcaccaaggataaacagcaaaaaaagcgaggcagaaactcttcccgcatcacctctcctcctgtcacactcagaaacagtttcgaaccactgggaactttctctcccttgtgtgtggaatccaaggcgaagaggcacaggagtgctagccacgcagctaacaaacatgaagggcccagatcgccgacacaccatgacggtagctactacacacatgcaaatccaacacatcatcgtctgctgcgaccgggagtcccccatttcactccaagcccctctcggaccactcggggcgcttttcgaccccctatcaagcctaatcagacaacaatatcacaggattatcaagatccaaggtatgctaagactacccacagcccatcaacacttagaggagctaacactgctagcactatagaatctactgctagcactaacgcagtgtctaaccttggcctagcacaaggtcctatcattgctaacccaaataagataagaactggccccgcagctactgacaaggcaaacacaacaccacatatggccactatcttgattggagatgccatgacagcacatgttaaactggcaaagacagaaaatatttgtcttagcaacacatctgtcgaggaactgtcgtcagaggtacaaacaatcctcaacaataaaccaaacaaccctaagattatcatccacactggctcgtttgatatcctacacaagaaaactggcactgagatacttaaaaaacatttcacccagctactgaacacactcaacagatatcaagatgtattcatcagtggaccgattgcatgctttcgcagaggaaaagaagccttcagtcgactactatctttcaacacatggttggcatctgtctgtctgacacacaaactgagatttatccgtgcagaccgttttcaagctgacggactccacccaaaccgtagaggatctcgactactaacagcaaatatcaatcacgtgctcctgaccacaaatcaagcttctctccctatccctgttgtgtctaagctgactgacgcatcccaaacaacctcccatggaacagaacagaacattcaaacagcctcctgcaaggacatgggccctgcacagatctgcaccccccggatgaattcccttgtgatggaacagctcagtgacagagactttcccaaagaaaagctacgctaggacagccaccatgctatttcattggacataccggtcatcatcacaaacagaaaatggcatggtaaaatgcatggttacaaacctgaaactagtgttagaagtcacagaactatccatattcttccaacagatttatctacccctgttttatctgttaataccccacagatgaaactggcccttctaaatgttagatcactaaataacaaaacatttctagttaatgatctggtcaaagaaaacaacttagactgcatctgtctaacagaaacctggctaaacaatgacacggcaacagcaactttgatagaagcgtgtcagcccgattacagctttcaccaagtttctaggacatcaaaaaaaggtggaggagtcgcagctattttctcctctaaactgttgttcaaaatcactgagctaggtgaattcacatcatatgaatatcttgctatagagctcaaaaccgaatcaatactttttgttattatatatcggccacccaagctctcgccaatattcatacaagaattctctgaactattatcactatgtgtcactagatatgacaaagtagttttaaacggagacttaaatatccaagtaaataaaatagcagacccaagaactattgagctcttaaatctccttgacagtttcaatctaactcaacacataacagacccaacacaccgacacggaaacacactagatctagtgataacaactggactaaatatcaataatatttcaataactgatctacccctctcagaccatcattatatactttttaatgtggaaattatcctaacaaaaaacaaaaaagaattcttagtccatagaagatatttagacgatacagctatgattaaattttctgaacaatttgctctatatgagccgactaaccatgattgctctctgaatgaaatggtagagaacctcaatgatgcactattatctgt
Coding sequences within:
- the LOC134021093 gene encoding ras-related protein Rab-8B-like isoform X2 — encoded protein: MAKTYDYLFKLLLIGDSGVGKTCLLFRFSEDAFNTTFISTIGIDFKIRTIELNGKRVKLQIWDTAGQERFRTITTAYYRGAMHASSDVEMMILGNKCDMTERRQVSKDRGEKVAIDFGVKFLETSAKSSLNVKEAFYTLGRDIMHNLNTKITDSNPPGGSGPVKITEKKSKRIKFFKCTLL